A genomic region of Bdellovibrionota bacterium contains the following coding sequences:
- a CDS encoding L,D-transpeptidase yields MVRVYLMMFAILFSINSFALDLDLEMDLSRTWPTANYSNDPGANPSHIFGVYKPVKGYQDPDMNVALKLASPLSEQRFESYDVVVLININSVKDDLAPTKGQTIRVYVRPEVIAKIGVEQFTNTTYDAATGLLYYWKTSTARAGKVTPRGYYRPEAFSSDHKSSIYNNSPMPWAVFFNGSIASHGTGHVDHLGQIASAGCARLEPQRAEDLFNLIGLTGKDWVDQIDRNGNLVYSAGKIVQAQHYKTVIAVR; encoded by the coding sequence ATGGTACGTGTGTATTTAATGATGTTCGCAATTCTTTTTTCAATCAACTCATTCGCTTTAGATTTAGATCTAGAAATGGATCTCAGTAGAACTTGGCCAACGGCAAATTACAGTAATGATCCTGGTGCAAACCCTAGTCATATCTTTGGAGTTTATAAACCTGTTAAAGGATATCAAGATCCTGACATGAATGTGGCTCTTAAGCTTGCCTCACCTCTCTCAGAGCAAAGATTTGAAAGCTATGATGTTGTTGTTCTTATCAATATCAATAGCGTTAAAGACGACCTTGCTCCCACAAAAGGACAAACCATCCGTGTTTATGTAAGACCAGAAGTGATTGCTAAAATTGGCGTGGAACAATTCACGAATACAACTTATGATGCTGCTACTGGACTGCTTTACTACTGGAAAACTTCTACAGCTAGAGCTGGAAAAGTCACTCCTCGTGGATATTATAGACCCGAAGCATTCTCTTCTGATCATAAATCGAGCATCTACAACAACTCCCCGATGCCTTGGGCAGTTTTCTTCAATGGAAGTATTGCTAGTCACGGAACAGGACATGTCGATCACTTAGGACAAATTGCATCTGCGGGTTGCGCAAGACTTGAGCCACAAAGAGCGGAAGATCTATTTAATCTTATCGGGCTAACAGGCAAAGACTGGGTTGATCAAATTGATAGAAATGGCAACCTGGTATACAGTGCTGGAAAAATCGTTCAGGCACAGCACTACAAGACTGTCATTGCTGTTCGTTAA